In Rutidosis leptorrhynchoides isolate AG116_Rl617_1_P2 chromosome 2, CSIRO_AGI_Rlap_v1, whole genome shotgun sequence, one genomic interval encodes:
- the LOC139894253 gene encoding uncharacterized protein, whose amino-acid sequence MPKVKWYDVCFKKSQGGLGIRSLSGWNIALLSKHMWNVLSNKESLWVRWVNSYRLNGKNFWAVKVDVGPLIDYLTPRDVHIAGMSLNAQIVQKIGDLLVYPNHVLRDEERDRVWDDIRASRDEDILERWDVPRGDVCCLCNQVQESHDHLLIGCSYAKSVWRWFRGKAGLDGIIDRIEYGTSQWNDVVNIMAGTICNKGIWSIIRRLVFAAVIYHLWQERNARIFENDSSSHDVIAKRVFEVVRLRLMGLQVKKSMQSHSAAKVWKFSFGDGGPTHLSV is encoded by the exons atgcctaAGGTTAAATGGTATGATGTTTGTTTTAAGAAGAGCCAGGGTGGATTGGGCATTAGATCTTTAAGTGGCTGGAATATTGCTTTGTTGTCCAAGCATATGTGGAATGTTTTATCTAATAAAGAGTCTTTATGGGTGAGATGGGTGAATAGCTATAGGTTAAATGGGAAGAATTTTTGGGCTGTGAAGGTTGATG TGGGTCCTTTAATTGATTATCTTACTCCTAGGGATGTTCATATTGCTGGTATGAGTCTGAATGCTCAG ATTGTTCAAAAGATTGGTGATTTGCTTGTTTACCCCAACCATGTGCTTAGGGATGAAGAAAGGGATAG GGTATGGGATGATATTAGAGCTTCTAGGGATGAG GACATATTAGAGAGGTGGGATGTGCCACGTGGTGATGTGTGTTGCTTATGTAATCAAGTTCAGGAATCTCATGATCATCTTTTGATTGGCTGTTCTTATGCTAAGTCTGTATGGAGATGGTTTAGAGGTAAGGCTGGTTTAGATGGGATTATTGATAGAATTGAATATGGTACTAGTCAATGGAATGATGTGGTTAATATCATGGCTGGTACTATTTGTAATAAAGGGATTTGGAGTATCATTAGAAGGCTGGTGTTTGCTGCTGTCATTTATCACTTGTGGCAGGAGAGAAATGCTAGAATTTTTGAGAATGATAGCTCATCTCATGATGTGATTGCAAAAAGGGTTTTTGAAGTTGTCAGGCTAAGGTTGATGGGATTGCAGGTGAAAAAGTCAATGCAGTCTCACAGTGCAGCTAAAGTTTGGAAGTTCAGTTTTGGTGATGGTGGTCCTACTCATTTGTCTGTTTAA